A single window of Mycosarcoma maydis chromosome 1, whole genome shotgun sequence DNA harbors:
- a CDS encoding putative serine/threonine protein kinase — protein MASNMLRGLWPSGPADQTTPKASSSHSNGAERNPFDSMLPPAMTKQSSRSSLNTSIITNHLPGDVTPGMRTPGGITSQSAIPTTSISLSDPDFTMKLPPPKHKNEPNMPLALPSNHTATPISDAVPTASSSTSTDSVASVSSGSGSGSGSSKTRNTYAPRGHLTVKIVAGRNLAVSSPAARPYAVIQFDKNEFIGREPVDEFGEEAKGVAQPRSEAGEAGRSRARTVTPADALSRTGQNHNPVWKHEVTFDVTQDSQPIYISVYDRHSEDEGFLGMREIKPRLVHKMMSDQWYPLSSRDDEEDMENHRGEIRVQITYERMPQKKLTPHDFEYLKLIGRGTFGRVFQVRKKDTKRIYAMKVLSKREIALKKEVTHTMGERKILEKSLDCPFLVGLKFSFQSATELYFVTDYKSGGELFWHLQREGRFTEERARFYIAELVLALEHLHKYDIVYRDLKPENILLDATGHVALCDFGLSKPDLGAGQLTNTFCGTTEYLAPEVLLDESGYSKLVDFWSLGVLLFEMCCGWSPFYAEDTQQMYRNICFGKIKFPRGAIGDDGKQFVKGLLNRNPRHRLGAQRDAQDLKEHPFFKDIDFDALSKKQLTPPFKPLVESDESVANFDPEFTETDLKDVAVIPGFEGSSTDAAKALQNGDILSEQDANGKGVAISKSRGGEVDDDHLLTRSIQDKFRGFSYSGTYEGSVAGSFGGRRGSGGFGLAGASLGMSRMGVNDDAPMDDDVAALESLDADEVMHPR, from the coding sequence ATGGCGTCCAACATGCTTCGAGGCCTCTGGCCGTCGGGTCCAGCCGACCAGACCACGCCCAAAGCATCAAGCTCCCACTCAAACGGTGCCGAACGCAACCCTTTCGACAGCATGCTGCCTCCTGCAATGACAAAGCAAtcctctcgctcctctCTCAACACCTCTATCATCACCAACCATCTTCCAGGTGATGTCACTCCCGGTATGCGCACCCCTGGTGGCATCACATCCCAGTCTGCCATTCCCACAACCTCGATCTCACTCAGCGATCCAGACTTTACCATGAAGTTACCGCCACCAAAGCACAAGAACGAGCCCAACATGCCTCTGGCGCTGCCTTCCAACCACACCGCCACACCCATATCCGACGCCGTGCCTAccgcctcttcttccacaTCTACTGACTCCGTAGCCTCTGTGAGCTCCGGCTCCGGCTCCGGTTCCGGTTCGAGCAAAACACGCAACACCTACGCGCCTCGAGGTCACCTCACCGTCAAAATCGTCGCAGGTCGCAATCTCGCCGTCAGCAGTCCCGCCGCCAGGCCCTACGCCGTGATTCAGTTTGATAAGAACGAATTCATCGGCCGCGAACCTGTCGATGAATTTGGCGAGGAGGCCAAAGGTGTCGCACAGCCCCGTTCCGAGGCTGGCGAAGCAGGTCGAAGCCGTGCAAGGACCGTCACACCCGCAGACGCCCTCTCACGGACAGGCCAGAACCACAACCCCGTATGGAAGCACGAGGTTACCTTTGATGTCACCCAGGATTCCCAGCCCATCTACATCAGCGTCTACGACCGTCACTCGGAGGATGAAGGCTTCCTCGGTATGCGCGAAATCAAGCCTCGCCTGGTGCACAAGATGATGAGCGACCAGTGGTACCCGCTCTCCTCCCgagacgacgaagaagacaTGGAGAATCACCGCGGCGAAATTCGCGTTCAGATCACCTACGAGCGCATGCCCCAGAAGAAGCTCACTCCCCACGACTTTGAGTATCTTAAGCTCATCGGACGCGGCACCTTTGGTCGCGTCTTTCAGGTGCGCAAGAAGGACACCAAGCGTATCTACGCCATGAAGGTGCTTTCCAAGCGCGAGATTgcgctcaagaaggaggTCACACACACCATGGGCGAACGAAAGATCCTCGAAAAATCCCTCGACTGCCCCTTCCTCGTCGGTCTCAAATTCTCTTTCCAGAGCGCCACCGAGCTCTACTTTGTCACCGACTACAAGTCCGGAGGCGAGCTCTTCTGGCACTTGCAACGCGAGGGTCGCTTCACCGAGGAACGCGCTCGATTCTACATTGCCGAACTCGTCCTCGCCCTCGAACATCTGCACAAGTACGATATCGTCTACCGCGATCTCAAGCCCGAAAACATTTTGCTCGATGCCACTGGCCACGTCGCCTTGTGTGATTTCGGTCTCAGCAAACCTGACTTGGGCGCCGGTCAACTTACCAACACCTTTTGCGGAACCACCGAATACTTGGCTCCCGAagtgctgctcgacgaatCGGGCTActcgaagctcgtcgacttCTGGTCCCTCGGAGTTCTGCTTTTCGAAATGTGTTGTGGCTGGTCGCCCTTCTACGCAGAGGATACACAGCAAATGTATCGAAACATCTGCTTTGGCAAAATCAAGTTTCCTCGCGGTGCCATCGGTGACGACGGCAAGCAGTTTGTCAAGGGTCTGCTCAACCGTAATCCACGTCACCGTTTGGGAGCCCAACGCGATGCACAAGATCTCAAAGAGCACCCTTTCTTCAAAGATATCGATTTTGACGCGCTTTCCAAGAAACAGCTCACTCCGCCGTTCAAACCGCTGGTCGAATCCGACGAAAGCGTGGCCAACTTTGATCCCGAATTCACCGAGACGGACCTCAAGGATGTTGCTGTGATTCCTGGTTTCGAAGGCTCGTCGACCGATGCGGCCAAAGCGTTGCAGAATGGAGACATCTTGTCGGAGCAAGATGCCAACGGCAAAGGGGTCGCAATCAGCAAGAGCCGAGgtggcgaggtggacgaTGATCACTTGCTGACCAGGAGTATTCAGGACAAGTTCAGGGGCTTCAGCTACAGCGGCACGTACGAAGGCAGTGTAGCGGGCAGCTTTGGTGGCCGGAGAGGATCCggcggctttggct
- a CDS encoding co-chaperone SGT1 (related to SGT1 - subunit of SCF ubiquitin ligase complex), with the protein MAEASSSSAATSAPATPRVDFYQTDTAITISIFVKSASHDSLQVDIAPQSLHVKAVSSITGSEYVLRIDPLFSIVDVSTSSYKVLSTKIEVILHKAQPGVRWVSLQARSEASVVSATTPTYAQSTTAVPASRARSKWDSFDPDAEADASTASAENGEADINAFFQKLYADADEDTKRAMLKSYQESGGTTLSTDWSKVGKTKYVAQPPDGMEAKKW; encoded by the coding sequence ATGGCTGAAGCaagctcctcttccgcaGCGACGAGTGCACCAGCGACACCACGCGTCGACTTTTACCAGACCGATACGGCGATAACTATATCGATCTTTGTCAAATCCGCCTCCCACGACTCGCTACAGGTTGACATTGCTCCGCAGTCGCTTCACGTGAAAGCTGTTTCCTCAATCACTGGTTCAGAGTACGTCTTGCGCATCGATCCGCTCTTCTCTATTGTCGACGTGTCTACTTCTTCGTACAAAGTGCTCTCAACGAAAATCGAAGTGATCTTGCACAAAGCTCAGCCGGGTGTACGATGGGTTTCGTTGCAAGCCAGGTCTGAGGCCTCCGTAGTGTCTGCTACCACACCGACGTATGCTCAGTCAACAACAGCCGTTCCAGCTTCCAGAGCTAGATCCAAGTGGGACAGTTTCGACCCCGACGCAGAGGCAGAtgcatcgacagcatcagccGAAAACGGAGAGGCCGATATCAATGCATTCTTTCAAAAGCTCTACGCTGACGCAGACGAAGACACGAAACGAGCCATGCTCAAGAGCTACCAGGAAAGTGGCGGCACCACCCTTTCGACCGATTGGAGCAAAGTAGGCAAGACAAAATACGTTGCCCAGCCTCCCGATGGAATGGAGGCGAAAAAGTGGTAG
- a CDS encoding dolichyl-P-Glc:Glc1Man(9)GlcNAc(2)-PP-dolichol alpha-1,3-glucosyltransferase (related to glucosyltransferase), with protein MSIAPVPRSPSVVAQSTHSTLDANTGKRRALDSQCTTKISSKGESTTALGLLRLEWEILTLSTAVKLLLFPTYHSTDFEVHRNWLAITRTLPIRDWYFEATSQWTLDYPPFFAYFSWLLAQPAPLVDPLIVSLHEGLEYAAWSCKAYMRTTVVVTELVLAAALLAHARLGAQRTVKIGYSDQVSATGVSTSYLLAASLLMHPGLIIIDHIHFQYNGFLFGILAWSLWAAREDKPLWCAFLFSSLLNLKHIYVYVAPPFLIFLLRSYVFPIGSRASDLGRSFERLLTVGVVTLIPFLLSLAPVAIDGLRHEKGSFGVLTQMVQRLFPFSRGLIHAYWAPNVWALWTFADRVLVKLLPRIPALRTLLPASFSARFDGAAGSGFASASRGLVEKISFGVLPEIRASTCFVLTLTLTSVYMLKLWQTPTYRSFLASVSLCGFASFLFGWHVHEKAIMLPLIPYTFLAAVDYAHFRTFVLLSVSGIVSLFPLLFTPQEEPIKIGYSVLWGLLALSMLQRRVLRPVQSNLGILVHQLETLYMWGFVALQVYVSLMHPLVFATAGGQEAVVPTVSPAVALSNLTTADIAASALDAAAAARSYAATVAANMEDGIVNGSVLSTAISDSAKSSDSHASNTMPAEVTLVDPIDAMPVAATLAVNTADFDAPQPAATHSADVLSVAAASQRAQATALTPETARPHLQQDEKPKIAWSSSSSSMEFLPLMMVSVYCSIGVIWAWIRASALYLSSES; from the coding sequence ATGAGCATCGCGCCAGTACCTCGCTCTCCTAGCGTTGTAGCCCAGTCAACACATTCCACGCTAGACGCCAATACCGGGAAACGGCGCGCGCTCGACAGCCAGTGTACCACCAAGATCTCGTCGAAAGGCGAGTCAACCACGGCGTTGGGGCTATTGAGACTGGAATGGGAGATCTTGACTCTTAGCACCGCCGTCAAGCTACTCCTATTTCCGACCTACCACTCTACCGACTTTGAGGTGCACCGCAATTGGCTGGCCATCACCCGCACTCTCCCCATCCGCGATTGGTACTTTGAAGCAACTTCACAATGGACGCTCGACTATCCGCCCTTCTTTGCCTACTTTTCCTGGCTTCTTGCTCAACCGGCGCCATTGGTCGATCCGCTGATAGTGAGCTTGCACGAGGGGCTTGAATATGCAGCGTGGTCATGCAAGGCCTACATGCGTACCACGGTCGTGGTCACTGAGCTCGTTCTCGCAGCAGCCTTGCTGGCTCACGCGAGGTTAGGTGCACAGAGGACGGTCAAGATCGGATACTCGGATCAAGTGTCGGCAACGGGCGTGTCGACCTCGTATCTGCTCGCAGCAAGCCTGCTGATGCACCCAGGGCTGATCATCATTGATCACATACATTTCCAGTACAATGGCTTCCTGTTCGGTATCCTGGCATGGTCGCTCTGGGCTGCTCGGGAGGACAAGCCGCTGTGGTGCGCTTTCCTGTTCAGCTCTCTTCTTAATCTCAAGCACATCTACGTCTACGTTGCGCCGCCATTTCTGATCTTCCTTCTGCGGTCCTATGTCTTTCCCATCGGCagtcgagcaagcgatCTTGGACGCAGCTTTGAACGTCTGCTCACGGTGGGCGTGGTCACTTTGATCCCCTTCTTGCTCAGTCTGGCACCCGTTGCAATTGATGGATTGCGACACGAGAAGGGCTCCTTCGGCGTTCTCACACAAATGGTGCAGAGGCTGTTCCCGTTCAGTCGCGGTCTGATCCATGCTTATTGGGCTCCTAATGTCTGGGCGCTGTGGACGTTTGCCGATCGTGTACTGGTCAAGCTGCTACCGAGAATACCTGCTCTGCGAACTTTGCTACCAGCTAGCTTTTCAGCACGATTCGATGGTGCAGCTGGCTCCGGCTTTGCATCAGCTTCGCGTGGACTGGTGGAAAAGATTTCGTTTGGTGTGCTTCCCGAGATCCGCGCCTCGACGTGCTTCGTTCTCACACTGACGTTGACGTCGGTGTACATGCTCAAGCTATGGCAGACGCCCACCTATCGATCCTTCTTGGCTTCGGTAAGCCTGTGCGGATTTGCCTCCTTCCTGTTCGGCTGGCACGTGCACGAAAAAGCCATCATGCTGCCACTCATCCCCTACACGTTTCTCGCCGCTGTCGACTATGCCCACTTTCGGACGTTTGTGCTGCTCAGCGTGTCAGGGATTGTCTCGCTGTTTCCGCTGCTCTTCACGCCGCAAGAGGAACCGATCAAGATTGGCTACTCAGTTTTGTGGGGATTGCTGGCACTGAGCATGCTGCAAAGACGCGTGTTGAGACCGGTGCAGTCGAATCTGGGCATTTTGGTGCATCAGCTTGAGACGCTGTATATGTGGGGATTTGTGGCATTGCAGGTATATGTGTCGCTCATGCACCCCTTGGTGTTTGCAACAGCGGGAGGACAGGAAGCTGTTGTTCCTACAGTCAGCCCGGCCGTTGCGCTATCCAACCTGACCACGGCCGACATTGCTGCCTCTGCATtagatgctgctgctgctgctcggtCGTATGCAGCCACAGTTGCAGCGAACATGGAAGATGGCATTGTGAACGGCTCTGTCCTTTCCACAGCGATATCTGACAGCGCAAAATCGTCAGACTCGCATGCAAGCAACACAATGCCGGCAGAGGTCACACTCGTTGATCCTATCGATGCTATGCCGGTAGCTGCGACGCTGGCCGTCAACACcgccgactttgacgctccacagccagcagcaacacaTTCCGCCGACGTCTTGTCCGTTGCAGCCGCCTCTCAACGCGCTCAAGCGACTGCTCTGACTCCAGAGACAGCGAGACCACACTTGCAGCAAGACGAGAAGCCCAAAATTGCatggtcgtcgtcgtcgtcatcaatGGAGTTCCTACcgctgatgatggtgagcgTGTACTGCAGCATCGGCGTTATCTGGGCATGGATCCGAGCTTCCGCGCTGTACCTCTCGAGCGAATCGTAA